In Tsukamurella tyrosinosolvens, the genomic window ATGATCGCGCGCACGGCGCCGGCGGGGTCCGCGCCGAGGGCGCATGTGGGGCCGCATTGGGCGGCGAAGGCGTCGACGGTGGCGGACGTCCCGCGCGCGGCGTCCTCGGCGCGCTGCAGCTCGGTGCCGCCGTAGCGGACGGGGGAGTCGAGGATCAGCCGCGCGACCTGCTTCGGGTGCTCGGCCGCGTACGCGAGGGCGGTCGTGGAGCCGTCGCCGACGGCCAGCAGGCCCAGGGCGGGCACGTTCCAGGTGGTGCGGAGCTTCTCGAGGTCGTCGGCCGCTGCGGGCGCGGTGAAGTCGGAGATCGCGTCGGCGTACGCGTCGCCGCACGTGGTCGAGGCCTTCTGCGCGGACTCGCCGACCTTCGCCACCCGCGTCTCGAGGCTCTGGCCCGCGGTCCCGCCGCTGCGGAGCACGGACTGATCGTCGGCCGTGCGGCACGTGAGCGCGCCCGACGTCCCGATGCCGCGCCGCTCGACGGCCACCACGGGCCGGTTCGCCAGCACCGGGCTGTCGCCGGCGGCGAGGGTGGACAGGGCGCGCTGGCCGGTGAACTCGGTCCCGCCCACCAGGACCAGGGGAGCGGCAGTGTCCGGCGTGCCGGGCACACGCGCCCGCGTCACCGACAGCTTCAGGGGCGCCTCGGCTTGGCCGACGCCGACGGTCAGCGTGGCGCACTGCAGCGTGGCGTTCGCCGCAGGCGGGGTGCCGTACCGGCCCGCCAGCCGGCTCGTGCAGTCCTGCCAGGCGAGCGGGTCCTTCGCCGAGGCCTTCCACTCCGGCCCCTTCGGCCCGGCGTCTCCCGAGGGCGACGGTGCCCGACCGCCCTTCCCGAAGTCCGTGACGTAGTCGGGGGTCGGGGCCGGGACCGGTGTGCAGGCGGACACGGCGACGAAGGCGCCGACGGCGATCCCGGCGGCGGCGAGGGCTCGGGTGCGCGCGTGGGACATGCCGTTCACAGTAACCAGATCACGGAGTCCGGCACGTCAGCGCGCCCAGCGCGTGTAGAGGTAGCCCTCGTCGTCGCCGAGGACCAGGCGTCGCTGCCAGCGGTCGAGCGGCAGGTCGGGGCCGGTGACTATCCGCCTGCCGTCCCCACCGGCGAGCACCGGCGCGACGGTGAGGCAGAGCTCGTCGACGAGGCCCGCCGCGAGCAGTGCGCCGAGGACGCCGGGGCCGCCCTCGGCGAGCACGCGGCGGTGGCCCCGCGCGTACAGGTCGCCGAGCACGGCACGCAGGTCCACCGACTCGCCGTGCCCCGAATAGACGATCGGCTCGGCGCCGCTCGGCGGATAGAGGCGGTCGGTGCGAGCGATCGTCCCGCGCGTGACGATCGCCAGTGCCGGGCGCTCGGGCGTGCCGTAGTCCTCGTCGCGCACCGTCGCCGCACCCACGAGGACGACGTCGGCGGCCGCGCGGAGGGCTCCGAAGACCCGCCGGTCCCCGTCCCCGCCCAGGCCGCCGGACCGGCCCGCCGCGGTGGACGATCCATCGAGCGAGCTGATCATGTTGGCACGCACGTACGGTCGGCCCTCCGCCAGCGGGTGGGCGTAGGCGAGGGCGAGGGCGGCATCGTCCGCGGGGAGTGGCTCGATCACGTCACGACCGTAGCGCGGGATTTTTCGACCGCGACGACCAGCGGATATGATCACGACCCATGACGCTGCATCTCGTTGATCGCAACCCGACGGTGACGCCGGAGCAGATGGTGGAGCAGCTCGTTCCGCCGGAGATGTTCAGCGAGGTCAGCTTCGACAGCTACATCCCGGACCCGAACGAGCCCACCCAGGCGGCCGCGGTCCAGACGGGCCGCGCCTTCGTCGCGGACGTCGTCAAGCTCTCCAAGCAGCGGAACAAGAAGGGTCTGTTCGGCCGCAAGAGCACCCCGCCGCACGGCGTGGGCCTCTACCTCGACGGCGGTTTCGGCGTCGGCAAGACCCACCTCCTGGCGTCGATCTTCCACAGCGTCCCGTCGCCGAAGTCGTTCGGCACCTTCGTCGAGTACACCCACCTCGTGGGCGCGCTCGGCTTCAACCAGTGCGTCGAGTACCTCGCCAACCACAGCGTGATCTGCATCGACGAGTTCGAGCTCGACGATCCCGGCGACACGATGGTGATGTCGCGCCTGCTCACCGAGCTGGCGGCCCGCGGCGTGTCCATCGTCGCCACGTCGAACACCCTGCCCGGTCAGTTGGGCGAGGGCCGGTTCGCCGCGCAGGACTTCCTGCGCGAGATCAACAAGCTCAGCTCGGTCTTCCAGTCGGTGCGCGTCGACGGTCCCGACTACCGGCACCGCGACCTGCCGCCCGCGCCGGACCCGCTCACCGACGAGGAGCTCGTCGCCGTCGCCGAGTCCGATCCGACGGCGACGCTGGACGACTTCGACGCGCTGTCCGAGCACCTGTCGAAGCTGCACCCCTCGCGGTACAAGCAGCTGGTCGACGGGATCTCCAAGGTCTGCATCCGGGGCGTCCACCCGGCCGATAACCAGACCGTCGCGCTGCGCATCGTCGTGCTCGCGGACCGGCTCTACGACGCCGGGATCCCGGTGCTGGTCTCCGGCGCCAAGCTGGACGAGATCTTCACCCCGGAGATGCTGGCCGGCGGGTACCGCAAGAAGTACTTGCGCGCGACGTCGCGCCTGCTCGCGCTGTCGCGCTTCGCCTCCGCCGAGGTGAAATAGCTCCGAGCACACCAACACCCGCCCGGTGATGTGTGGGCCGGGCGGGTGCATGGGTGAGGGTGTCGGAGTGTGAGACGCGTCTCACTTCGCTGACAACTGCCACTGTACGGGAACGCGTTACTCCGGGGAAGTCGCTTCGCGCATTCCGGTGTCCGGAATGCGTGGCCGCAACTGTGGAAGTGGTTCAGCGCGTGAATCGGGCGATCGCGTCGGTCGCCTCCTTGAGCTTGGCGGCCGTCTCCACCTCGTCGCCCGAGCGGGCGGCGTTCACGACGCAGTGGCTCATGTGGTCCTCGAGGAGGCCGAGGCCCACGGCCTGGAGGGCCTTGGTCATGGCGGAGACCTGCGTGAGGATGTCGATGCAGTACTTCTCCTCCTCGACCATCCGCTGCAGGCCGCGGGCCTGCCCCTCGATGCGGCGCAGCCGCTTGAGGTACTCGTCCTTGTCGGACATGTAGCCGTGGTGGGCGTGGCCGGCGTCGGTGGTCATGGGGATCAGTATCCCTTCTGGGGTCGGAAATTCCGCAGTCGCAGGCTGTTGCTGACGACGAAGACGGAGGACAGCGCCATGGCGGCGCCGGCGAGCATGGGGTTGAGCAGCCCGGCGGCCGCCAGGGGGAGCGCCGCGACGTTGTAGGCGAAGGCCCAGAACAGGTTGGCCTTGATCGTGCCCAGGGTGCGGCGCGAGAGTCGGATCGCGTCGACGACGGTGCTCAGGTCGCCGCTGACGAGGGTGAGGTCGGCGGCCGCGATCGCGGCGTCGGTGCCGGTGCCCATGGCGATGCCGAGGTCGGCGGCCGCCAGCGCGGCCGCGTCGTTGATCCCGTCGCCGACCATCGCCACCGCGCGGCCGTCGGCCTGGAGGCGGCGCACCGCCTCCACCTTCTGCGCGGGCAGCACCCCTGCGATCACCTCGTCGACGCCGACCTGCGCGGCGACGAACCGCGCCGCGGGCTCGTTGTCGCCGGTGAGCATGATCGGGCGCAGGCCCAGACCGCGGAGCCGGGCGATCGCCTCCCGCGAGGTGGGTTTGACCTCGTCGGAGACGACGACCACGCCGCGGGCGGCGCCGTCCCAGCCGACCGCGATCGGGGTCTGGCCCCGGTGCTGGGCCTCGTCGAAGGACGCGCGCAGGTCGTCGGGCAGGGGCATACGGGCCTCGTCGAGCAGGCTCGGGCGCCCGACGGTGACGGCCCGGCCGCCCACCGCGCCCCGGACCCCGAGGCCGGGTACCGCGGCGAAGTCGTCCACCGGTGCGAGCGGCTCGGGGGCGGCCCGCACCACGGCGCGGGCTATCGGATGCTCCGATGCGGCCTCGAGCGCGGCGGCGACGGCGAGCACCTCGTCGGCGGTCTCGCCCTTCGCCGCGTGCACCGCCTGGAGGGTCATCACGCCGGTGGTCACGGTGCCGGTCTTGTCGAGGAGGGCGGTGTCGACGGTGCGGGTGTGCTCCAACGCCTCGGGCCCCTTGATGAGGATCCCGAGCTGCGCGCCGCGACCGGTGCCGACCAGGAGGGCCGTCGGGGTGGCGAGGCCGAGCGCGCAGGGGCAGGCGATGATGAGCACGGAGACGGCTGCGGTCAGGGCCATCGACGCCGGCTGGCCGGTGCCGAGCCAGAAGCCGAGGGAGCCCACCGCGACGGCGATGACGATCGGGACGAAGACGCCCGAGATGCGGTCGGCGAGGCGTTGGGCCGTGGCCTTCCCGGCCTGCGCGTCCTCGACGAGGCGGCCCATCTGGGAGAGCTGCGTGTCCGCGCCGACGCGGGTGGCGCGGACGACGAGCCTGCCGCCGGCGTTGACCGTCGCGCCGGCGACGGGATCGCCTGAGCGCACTTCGACGGGCACCGACTCGCCGGTGAGCATCGAGGCGTCGACGGCGGATTGCCCCGCGACGACGACGCCGTCGGTGGCGATCTTCTCGCCCGGCCGCACGACGAACTCGTCGCCCACCGCGAGGTCGCCGATGGGGACGAGCGTCTCGACACCGTCGCGCAGCACGGTCGCGTCCTTGGCGCCGAGCTCGAGCAGGGCGCGCAGTGCGGCGCCGGCCCGCCGCTTGCTCTTCGCCTCGAAATAGCGACCGGCCAGGATGAACGTCGTGACGCCGGCGGCCGCCTCGAGGTAGATGTTGGCGGTGCCGTCCATCCGCTCGATGCTGAACGTGAACGGGTGGGTCATCCCGGTGACGCCCGCCGCGCCCCAGAACAGGGCGTAGACGGACCAACCGAACGCGGCGAGCACGCCGATCGAGACGAGCGTGTCCATCGTCGCGGTGCCGTGCCGGAGGTTGGTCCACGCCGCACGGTGGAAGGGGAGCGCGCCCCATACCGCCACCGGCGAGGCCAGGGTCAGCGAGAGCCACTGCCAGTAGTCGAACTGCAGCGCCGGGATCATCGCCATCGCGATCACCGGGATGGTGAGCGCCCCACTCACCAGCAGGCGCCGGCGCAGCGCGTCCGTGGGCTCGTGGGTGCGGCCGGCCGGCTCGTCCTCCTCGTCGTCGCCCGGAGGTGCGGGCACGTGCGCGGCGTAGCCCGCCTGCTCCACGGTGTCGATGAGGACCGCGGCGTCCGTGCCCGCGGGCGCCGTGACGTGCGCCTTCTCGGTGGCGAAGTTGACGGTGGCGGTGACCCCGTCGAGCTTGTTCAGTTTGCGCTCGATCCGGTTCGCGCACGAGGCGCACGTCATGCCCTCGATCGCGAGGTCGAGCACGGTCTCGGACGGGCGGGTGTCAGTGGACATCGTGGCCTCCCTCCGAGGTCGACGGTGCGCCGGCGTGCGGCCCCGGACCGTCGGACGACGGCCCGACAGCGGCGCCCACGGCGAACGAGGCGGCGAAGACGACGGCCAGTCCGGCCGCGAACACGCCTATCGTCACCAGGGGATTCATCGCCGTACCCGCCTTCCGCATCCGTGCATCCTACTATACCCCCCTAGGGTACGAAGGCGGCGGCACCGCGGCCGCGGCACATGTAATGGTTGAAACGTCGAATGAGCCGGTCGCACGCTGAATCGCATGAACGAGAACGAGCTGCAGATCCACGCCTGGGAGACCGAGTCGCACCACCCGACCAGCGAGGGGGTCGTGATGTACCAGCGCTGCGCCTGCGGCGCGTGGCGGATCAAGCTGGTCGGCCGGAACGCGGAGGTGCCCGTGTCGGAGCCCGAGATCACCGCGCAGGCGGGATGATCGTCCCGTGCAGTTCGACCACGACAACATGACCGGGGTACGCCTCTCCGTCGACCTGGTGAACCTCCGGGCTGACGGCGCGTGGACCGAGGACCGGGTCGCGGCGGCGCTGCACCAGCACGAGATCCGCCGGATCGAGCTGGACGAGCGGGCGGTGCGCGGCCTCGGCGAGTGGACAGAGCTGCTGCGGGCGCCCTTCCTCACCGAGACCGTCGACGACCGCTGCACCGCGGTGAACCGGCTCCTCGCCGCGGGTACGGCGGGGATCTACCTCACCGCGCACGACGACTGGCGGCCCCACCTGCACTTCACCCCGGAGACCGAGTCCCTTCTGGGCCGCGTCAAGGCCGTCACTGCCGGCGGGCTGGCCGTCTTCACCACCGAGGCCGAGGGCGCGCGCCTCGGTGCCTGCGCCCGTGAGGGCTGCCCGAAGGTCTTCGCCGACACCAGCCGCGGCGGCCGGCAGTCCTACTGCTCGCCGCGCTGCGCGAACACCGACGCGGTGCGCCGGCACCGCCGGGCCTGACGCGGTCCCTAGATCGGGGAGATCGACCGCCGCTTCTGCGGCACCCGCGGCGGGCGGCGCCGGACCCGGCCCAGCGCCTCCGCGAGCATGGGCCGCGTCGCCGACGGGAGCACCACGTCGTCGATGCCGAAGCCGTCGGCCGCGAGCAGCGGGTCGACGTTCGCCTGGAACAGAGTGATGAGGTCGCCGCGGGCCTTGGCCGGATCGGGCGCCGCCTCGTACTGCGACCGGAAGGCGAGGTCGACCGCGCTCTCGATGGGGATCGCGCAGATCTCCGCGGTGGGCCAGGCCAGCGAGAGGTCGGCCTCGATGCTGCGGCCGCCGCCCATCGCGATGTACGCGGCGCCGTAGGCCTTGCGGGTCACGATCACGAAGCGCGGGACCGTCGCGGCGGCCAGCTCGTAGCCGAGCCGGGCGCTGCGCCGCACC contains:
- a CDS encoding alpha/beta hydrolase; this encodes MSHARTRALAAAGIAVGAFVAVSACTPVPAPTPDYVTDFGKGGRAPSPSGDAGPKGPEWKASAKDPLAWQDCTSRLAGRYGTPPAANATLQCATLTVGVGQAEAPLKLSVTRARVPGTPDTAAPLVLVGGTEFTGQRALSTLAAGDSPVLANRPVVAVERRGIGTSGALTCRTADDQSVLRSGGTAGQSLETRVAKVGESAQKASTTCGDAYADAISDFTAPAAADDLEKLRTTWNVPALGLLAVGDGSTTALAYAAEHPKQVARLILDSPVRYGGTELQRAEDAARGTSATVDAFAAQCGPTCALGADPAGAVRAIIDDAAAGRLGSFTDSDVRRAVVVTLGTGPGDRDARITRLATALQGARSGDAAPLRALLRTADEALGTDGQFVARCSDAVTKASPDQVLASARKWGPEFRLGAATALDLGTCGAWPTMTTPPKLTDLGVTSVVATSAADPLTARTALDTLTGQLTVVGAQPSAVTWAGIGDGAVIRSSCVQKSLIGYLDKLDAPSTRACPA
- a CDS encoding dihydrofolate reductase family protein, yielding MIEPLPADDAALALAYAHPLAEGRPYVRANMISSLDGSSTAAGRSGGLGGDGDRRVFGALRAAADVVLVGAATVRDEDYGTPERPALAIVTRGTIARTDRLYPPSGAEPIVYSGHGESVDLRAVLGDLYARGHRRVLAEGGPGVLGALLAAGLVDELCLTVAPVLAGGDGRRIVTGPDLPLDRWQRRLVLGDDEGYLYTRWAR
- the zapE gene encoding cell division protein ZapE, whose product is MTLHLVDRNPTVTPEQMVEQLVPPEMFSEVSFDSYIPDPNEPTQAAAVQTGRAFVADVVKLSKQRNKKGLFGRKSTPPHGVGLYLDGGFGVGKTHLLASIFHSVPSPKSFGTFVEYTHLVGALGFNQCVEYLANHSVICIDEFELDDPGDTMVMSRLLTELAARGVSIVATSNTLPGQLGEGRFAAQDFLREINKLSSVFQSVRVDGPDYRHRDLPPAPDPLTDEELVAVAESDPTATLDDFDALSEHLSKLHPSRYKQLVDGISKVCIRGVHPADNQTVALRIVVLADRLYDAGIPVLVSGAKLDEIFTPEMLAGGYRKKYLRATSRLLALSRFASAEVK
- a CDS encoding metal-sensitive transcriptional regulator codes for the protein MTTDAGHAHHGYMSDKDEYLKRLRRIEGQARGLQRMVEEEKYCIDILTQVSAMTKALQAVGLGLLEDHMSHCVVNAARSGDEVETAAKLKEATDAIARFTR
- a CDS encoding heavy metal translocating P-type ATPase; its protein translation is MSTDTRPSETVLDLAIEGMTCASCANRIERKLNKLDGVTATVNFATEKAHVTAPAGTDAAVLIDTVEQAGYAAHVPAPPGDDEEDEPAGRTHEPTDALRRRLLVSGALTIPVIAMAMIPALQFDYWQWLSLTLASPVAVWGALPFHRAAWTNLRHGTATMDTLVSIGVLAAFGWSVYALFWGAAGVTGMTHPFTFSIERMDGTANIYLEAAAGVTTFILAGRYFEAKSKRRAGAALRALLELGAKDATVLRDGVETLVPIGDLAVGDEFVVRPGEKIATDGVVVAGQSAVDASMLTGESVPVEVRSGDPVAGATVNAGGRLVVRATRVGADTQLSQMGRLVEDAQAGKATAQRLADRISGVFVPIVIAVAVGSLGFWLGTGQPASMALTAAVSVLIIACPCALGLATPTALLVGTGRGAQLGILIKGPEALEHTRTVDTALLDKTGTVTTGVMTLQAVHAAKGETADEVLAVAAALEAASEHPIARAVVRAAPEPLAPVDDFAAVPGLGVRGAVGGRAVTVGRPSLLDEARMPLPDDLRASFDEAQHRGQTPIAVGWDGAARGVVVVSDEVKPTSREAIARLRGLGLRPIMLTGDNEPAARFVAAQVGVDEVIAGVLPAQKVEAVRRLQADGRAVAMVGDGINDAAALAAADLGIAMGTGTDAAIAAADLTLVSGDLSTVVDAIRLSRRTLGTIKANLFWAFAYNVAALPLAAAGLLNPMLAGAAMALSSVFVVSNSLRLRNFRPQKGY
- a CDS encoding CGNR zinc finger domain-containing protein produces the protein MQFDHDNMTGVRLSVDLVNLRADGAWTEDRVAAALHQHEIRRIELDERAVRGLGEWTELLRAPFLTETVDDRCTAVNRLLAAGTAGIYLTAHDDWRPHLHFTPETESLLGRVKAVTAGGLAVFTTEAEGARLGACAREGCPKVFADTSRGGRQSYCSPRCANTDAVRRHRRA